A genomic region of Anopheles coustani chromosome 3, idAnoCousDA_361_x.2, whole genome shotgun sequence contains the following coding sequences:
- the LOC131271858 gene encoding uncharacterized protein LOC131271858, whose amino-acid sequence MGLAVAATSVSTKTFRSDAVEEMAPALTEPLSQSKLSSSAASGASPRTSSSTTTTATVTATLGGTTLLPSADEQQQQQQQSSLQEVVENYAEQQVVVQQDLPPMVEGLVEGVVAAPTVPLTTEATLDEMGMSLPVTSGDGGSTTVDDIQNNNSASGGLKQLEQDSSCDLVEIALEQMHHETTALVGSGGGATTMDAIMDAADAGMDIGTVAAPVGAMPSNILQPPPVTGPQHSDFVLMDINNTPIIMQQPVTFPDQQVPIQQPPQGLIGQMGQNQQDLSQSSTSSLGVFSGVGGMAGGGVGGTELGGLMKETGPDMDQMIREISTGDIDLLQVLKSFENNSLLLFSDVDVANLCDVGPGDGRDVHALPSSSTPSTSPNKDRERLELHAEIVKRQVQMQRKYDFLVRRLHKVIARYMGQHVSEEVAGLFEHTQRYWKKREKEHAKQMHNNNSGGGPGNASATAASSSSAGANEKWPEIIPFQAPPPDAAPAPPEKLKPISANALKTFSKRMEGISSTICSMESKSVLHSRYFHGVSSCGPKSAAVSSGLPPSLADPAASTSSAADGGGYANISNTIPLFDRVATQELEQTAGLLHAELRHVQNTIDSDATLSSSGGDSADESMPYVNELQEPLTITERASWKWSKDRAAVASRWTWLVARIADLEYRIRQHSEVLNKIRAKKGPVVLEEPPVAASSSSTAVGSNPEDPQQQPPQSINGYRGQLPGGSSSSKPLDTSDPAAATTVAPATDDEDDLMASCSRAKPYCRLRFRKRKLLPTNNLHVISKRAARPSNFKCGCQWPLNPCALCTGRLDPTAPRDPLDTMPFAERVALLDPCFHSVLSFPEDISHSVHLEAIMRLPEWQNRMIRSTPVTIPASSTSHKTSGLAGASSRIGGRGDANSSFFSSGDETAPTSHGKRYTGSDGKRKYSSSINNKYKNTNDRSITTDSGNKSKKAKSRRDVILANSRKSGYLPDGSRTGPNGHSRNHKNKSRKSSHCYEYYDGNDGGVSRSKNSSPTPNYQRNERRPRNSYDIDNIIIPYSMAASTRVSLPQYKDIAIPKWRVVDDIDESFAGLSADGGDTMKLDPATDTSQCSTSSSTVSASERVDDDKQPPTPQPVLKRSRESSNPPNGTKASKLAGSMGYVRKEELEEPHHHLVHQHQQQLFVMPALDDEDISDEAIMLKHERALQEERKKFRTYMKFPWSRPRANRRTESRAGSSGGNTPDPTSPAPPTPMVEHDSSPACPSTPLTPLDGQELSEANVINALNKSLTKKERRRTVSSKRDEQQNQAAAVGGAGSTTPDTREVVSPYESLQFPLPDDIYEDMVRSMPNDHIAMVEDCISKLTGRDGLPLRRSRHRNNNVLLMLKSSAVLAPASLGLGGARNPLSSSASCSSTTLSATETDLEEFDDEDLMLAKRTENQLIMERLLKGRGESQQYEIEPPTAKPILGDDEDEEVIDDEETDTGESLFVEEDDPNDPEWHDRPAGGGGGRSGGGVGGGVV is encoded by the exons ATGGGACTAGCGGTCGCTGCTACGTCGGTGTCTACGAAGACGTTTCGATCCGATGCTGTGGAAGAGATGGCCCCCGCTCTTACGGAGCCACTGAGCCAAAGCAAACTGTCCTCCTCGGCCGCTTCCGGTGCATCGCCGAGAACGAGCAGCAGCACTACGACGACCGCCACGGTGACGGCCACGCTCGGCGGTACGACACTGCTTCCCTCGGCGgatgagcagcagcagcagcagcagcagtcgtcGTTGCAAGAAGTGGTGGAGAACTACGCCGAGCAACAGGTAGTTGTCCAGCAGGATCTACCGCCGATGGTGGAAGGGTTAGTCGAAGGTGTTGTTGCCGCCCCTACGGTACCCCTCACGACGGAAGCGACTCTGGATGAGATGGGAATGTCCCTGCCGGTAACGTCTGGCGATGGAGGCAGCACCACGGTGGACGATATCCAGAACAACAACAGTGCCAGCGGTGGTCTGAAGCAGTTGGAACAGGACAGTAGCTGCGATCTGGTGGAGATAGCGCTTGAACAGATGCATCACGAGACGACGGCCCTCGTTGGTAGCGGAGGGGGTGCGACCACCATGGATGCTATCATGGACGCAGCAGATGCTGGGATGGACATAGGCACGGTTGCGGCACCTGTTGGCGCAATGCCCTCGAACATATTGCAACCGCCGCCAGTCACCGGACCACAGCATTCAGATTTTGTGCTCATGGACATCAATAATACCCCAATCATCATGCAACAACCGGTGACCTTTCCGGACCAGCAGGTCCCGATCCAACAGCCACCGCAGGGCTTGATAGGCCAAATGGGGCAGAATCAACAGGACCTATCGCAATCTTCGACTTCCTCGCTCGGAGTCTTTAGTGGAGTGGGCGGCATGGCAGGGGGTGGTGTCGGTGGTACCGAGCTCGGTGGTCTGATGAAGGAGACCGGACCGGATATGGACCAGATGATCCGCGAAATATCGACCGGCGATATCGACCTGTTGCAGGTGTTGAAGAGCTTCGAGAACAACAGTCTGCTGCTGTTCAGTGACGTCGATGTGGCGAATCTGTGCGACGTCGGGCCGGGCGATGGACGGGACGTACACGCGCTTCCGTCTTCCTCCACACCCTCGACTTCCCCCAACAAGGACCGGGAGCGGCTCGAGCTGCACGCTGAAATCGTGAAGCGTCAGGTGCAGATGCAGCGCAAGTACGACTTTCTAGTCCGACGACTCCACAAGGTAATCGCGCGGTACATGGGCCAACACGTGAGCGAAGAGGTGGCCGGACTGTTCGAGCACACGCAGCGCTACTGGAAAAAGCGCGAAAAAGAGCACGCCAAGCAAatgcacaacaacaacagtggTGGAGGTCCCGGGAACGCGTCCGCGACAGCcgcttcctcctcctcggcCGGGGCGAATGAAAAGTGGCCTGAAATCATCCCATTTCAGGCGCCACCGCCCGATGCCGCGCCCGCCCCGCCAGAAAAACTGAAACCGATCTCGGCAAACGCGCTCAAGACGTTCAGCAAGCGGATGGAAGGAATCTCGAGCACGATCTGCTCGATGGAGAGCAAAAGCGTGCTCCACAGTCGCTATTTTCACGGCGTAAGCAGCTGCGGCCCGAAATCGGCGGCGGTCTCCTCCGGTTTGCCACCATCCCTGGCGGACCCAGCAGCGTCCACGTCGTCGGCAGCTGATGGAGGCGGTTACGCAAACATTTCCAACACGATTCCTCTGTTCGATCGGGTGGCCACCCAGGAGCTGGAGCAGACGGCCGGGTTGCTGCACGCCGAGTTGCGGCACGTTCAGAATACCATCGATTCGGACGCGACGCTCAGCAGCTCCGGTGGAGATTCGGCGGATGAATCGATGCCGTACGTGAACGAGCTGCAGGAACCGCTAACGAT CACCGAACGAGCGTCATGGAAATGGTCGAAAGATCGGGCGGCGGTTGCGAGCCGATGGACCTGGCTGGTGGCCCGTATAGCCGACCTGGAGTACCGGATTCGTCAGCACAGTGAAGTGCTGAACAAGATCCGCGCCAAAAAAGGGCCGGTTGTATTGGAGGAACCGCCGGTGGCGGCTAGTTCATCTTCCACCGCCGTTGGCAGTAATCCGGAGgatccgcagcagcagcctccACAGTCGATTAATGGTTACCGAGGACAGCTGCCAGgaggcagcagcagtagtaaaCCCCTGGACACCTCTGACCCAGCGGCGGCAACCACTGTGGCCCCAGCGACCGACGATGAGGACGACCTTATGGCAAGTTGTTCTCGCGCGAAACCCTACTGCCGGTTGCGGTTCCGAAAGCGTAAGCTACTACCGACCAACAACCTGCACGTCATATCGAAGCGAGCCGCACGGCCAAG TAACTTCAAGTGTGGCTGCCAGTGGCCGTTGAATCCGTGTGCCCTCTGCACGGGTCGGCTGGATCCGACGGCCCCCCGAGACCCGCTAGATACGATGCCATTCGCCGAACGGGTTGCCCTGCTCGATCCCTGCTTCCATTCGGTGTTAAGTTTTCCGGAag ACATTTCGCACAGTGTGCATTTGGAGGCGATTATGCGGCTGCCGGAATGGCAAAACCGGATGATCCGCAGCACACCGGTCACCATTCCGGCGTCGTCCACATCGCACAAGACCTCCGGCCTAGCGGGTGCATCAAGCCGTATCGGTGGTCGAGGCGACGCCAACTCGTCGTTCTTCTCGTCCGGTGACGAAACGGCGCCGACGTCGCACGGCAAGCGCTACACGGGCTCGGATGGCAAGCGGAAGTATAGtagcagcatcaacaacaagtACAAGAACACCAACGATCGCTCCATTACCACCGATAGTGGAAATA AATCTAAAAAAGCCAAATCGAGGCGGGATGTGATACTGGCGAACAGTCGCAAGTCCGGCTACCTACCAGACGGTTCGCGGACGGGACCGAACGGCCACAGCCGCAACCACAAGAATAAGTCGCGCAAGTCGTCACACTGTTACGAATACTACGACGGAAACGATGGTGGCGTTAGCCGTAGCAAGAACTCGTCCCCGACGCCAAACTATCAGCGAAACGAAAG GAGGCCACGAAACTCGTACGACATCGACAACATTATTATACCATATAGTATGGCGGCTTCTACGAGAGTATCGCTTCCACAGTACAAGGATATCGCAATACCAAA ATGGCGTGTTGTGGATGATATTGATGAATCCTTTGCCGGCCTGTCGGCCGACGGCGGAGACACGATGAAGCTCGATCCCGCCACGGATACGAGCCAGTGTTCGACCTCTTCCTCGACAGTGTCCGCCAGCGAGCGTGTGGACGACGACAAACAGCCTCCTACCCCCCAACCCGTACTCAAGCGATCGCGCGAGTCATCGAATCCGCCGAACGGCACGAAGGCGTCGAAGCTTGCCGGCTCTATGGGGTACGTGCGGAAGGAGGAACTGGAGGAACCGCATCATCATCTGgtgcaccagcaccagcagcaactgTTCGTGATGCCCGCGCTGGACGACGAGGACATCTCCGACGAGGCGATCATGCTGAAGCACGAACGTGCCCTGCAGGAAGAACGGAAGAAGTTCCGCACGTACATGAAGTTCCCCTGGAGTCGACCGCGCGCCAATCGCCGCACGGAAAGTCGCGCCGGTTCGAGCGGTGGCAATACGCCCGATCCCACGTCCCCCGCGCCACCCACGCCAATGGTGGAACACGAT TCTTCACCGGCCTGTCCGTCAACTCCTCTTACACCTCTCGATGGGCAGGAGCTGTCCGAAGCGAATGTGATCAATG CACTGAACAAAAGTTTAACGAAGAAAGAACGCCGAAGGACGGTGTCGTCGAAGCGCGACGAACAACAGAATCAAGCTGCTGCCGTTGGCGGAGCAGGCAGTACGACGCCAGATACACGCGAG GTTGTGTCTCCTTACGAGTCGCTTCAGTTCCCACTGCCGGATGACATCTACGAGGACATGGTGCGCTCGATGCCCAACGACCACATCGCCATGGTGGAGGACTGCATTAGCAAGCTGACCGGTCGCGACGGGTTGCCGCTGCGCCGTTCACGGCATCGCAACAACAACGTGCTGCTGATGCTCAAGTCGAGCGCTGTCCTAGCCCCGGCCAGCCTGGGGCTCGGTGGAGCTCGCAATCCGCTCAGCTCCAGCGCTTCGTGCTCCTCGACGACACTGTCGGCGACCGAGACCGACCTGGAGGAGTTCGACGACGAGGATCTGATGCTCGCGAAGCGCACCGAAAACCAACTGATCATGGAGCGGTTGCTGAAGGGACGGGGCGAGTCGCAGCAGTACGAGATCGAACCGCCGACCGCGAAACCAATCCTCGgtgacgacgaggacgaggaggtgATCGATGACGAGGAAACGGACACGGGCGAATCGCTGTTCGTCGAGGAGGACGATCCGAACGATCCCGAGTGGCACGATCGTCCCgccggtggaggtggtggccgttccggtggtggtgttggtggtggtgtggtttAG
- the LOC131261293 gene encoding protein Fer3-like, producing MEPPFPPDVAPFTPIWGQENPSPMVHYPELMAGFPCADLAIWPRQQVGSFVSQRLSPRGAQPAPSSGSSSAQKKTRRRVASMAQRRAANIRERRRMFNLNEAFDKLRRKVPTFAYEKRLSRIETLRLAITYIGFMSELLAGTPTHDGRSPELYPTVHPHHAHHHHHHHHAHPQHHSGHPQQPVAAPHHPHHHHGPLHHQPAHHSHHGSAGTAAPQSSSSSSAQPLHHHHQHPALQRAAAAAAAVAAVAASGVGVVNGSDYIAAYGAASVPQHHTG from the exons ATGGAGCCACCGTTCCCGCCGGATGTGGCACCATTTACGCCCATTTGGGGTCAGGAAAATCCGTCGCCGATGGTGCACTATCCCGAGTTGATGGCCGGTTTTCCGTGTGCAGATTTAG CTATCTGGCCCCGGCAGCAGGTGGGTAGCTTCGTGAGCCAACGGCTATCGCCCCGCGGTGCCCAGCCCGCTCCGTCGAGCGGCTCGTCCAGTGCGCAGAAGAAAACGCGCCGCCGGGTCGCATCGATGGCGCAGCGGCGTGCCGCCAACATCCGCGAGCGCCGCCGGATGTTCAACCTGAACGAGGCGTTCGACAAGCTGCGCCGCAAGGTGCCGACATTCGCGTACGAGAAGCGGCTTTCGCGCATCGAAACACTGCGGCTCGCGATCACGTACATCGGCTTCATGTCGGAGCTGCTGGCCGGCACACCGACGCACGATGGCCGCTCGCCCGAGCTCTACCCCACGGTGCACCCGCACCATgcgcaccatcaccaccatcatcaccatgccCACCCCCAGCACCACAGTGGTCACCCGCAGCAGCCGGTGGCGGCACCACACCATCCGCACCATCACCATGGCCCACTTCATCACCAACCGGCACATCACAGCCATCACGGGTCGGCGGGCACCGCTGCCCCacaatcgtcgtcgtcgtcatcggcg caaccccttcaccatcaccaccaacatCCGGCGCTACAGCGGgctgctgcggctgcggcCGCCGTCGCTGCGGTGGCCGCGTCGGGCGTCGGTGTCGTCAATGGTAGCGACTACATCGCGGCATACGGGGCAGCCTCCGTACCGCAGCACCATACCGGTTGA
- the LOC131261294 gene encoding uncharacterized protein LOC131261294: MCDPWPAVLSAPSTSHSLLPPPTENDHLFEELVENIVYVGNLPKETVLTDLIELFKYAGRIERVAWYGEHRTDINTKVAFIRFRHARHAKEAAKWDRVRYHDSVLIVMQILKDQLFDMSVSIIVRNIRDDTTDWQLYEAFRRFGKIYGILIPTHGTAYVGFYYEEETQRALEMDNNMFNGNRMRVAMLRRNLSLQQIDIHDTAKNEVRLLRDMLLEVDEKLEQFYTAYDDAFNYSSKEYRKWKRKRRRVTPLLSESSSSSESSSSSVSVISNRSATEVKRIMCGSNEENRCLGIFGMSPETTEKKLMKLFSRYGQVKDIKLIYDGKTNVSRGYSFIYFKHASDARRAQRKLNGTMLDGRKVRVDFSRSKPHEARADRRKRSPPPAASTSVDHERCCHHGRGTHHKKRKKRRVCYSSSDSE; this comes from the exons ATGTGTGATCCATGGCCAGCCGTGCTGAGTGCACCGTCGACTTCACATTCGCTACTGCCACCACCAACCGAGAATGATCATCTGTTCGAGGAGCTGGTGGAGAACATCGTCTATGTGGGCAACCTGCCGAAAGAAACGGTGCTGACTGATCTGATAGAACTGTTCAAGTACGCCGGACGCATTGAGCGCGTCGCCTGGTACGGGGAGCACCGTACCGATATCAACACGAAGGTTGCCTTCATCCGCTTTCGACACGCGCGCCACGCGAAGGAAGCCGCGAAATGGGATCGAGTGCGCTATCACGACTCCGTGCTGATCGTGATGCAGATATTAAAGGATCAGTTGTTCGACATGAGCGTATCGATAATAGTGCGAAACATCCGCGATG ATACAACCGACTGGCAGCTGTACGAAGCGTTTCGTAGGTTCGGCAAAATATACGGCATTCTGATACCTACCCATGGTACTGCCTACGTCGGATTCTACTACGAGGAGGAAACGCAACGTGCCCTCGAGATGGACAACAACATGTTCAATGGCAACCGGATGCGGGTGGCAATGCTGCGACGGAATCTATCCCTGCAACAGATCGACATACACGACACGGCCAAAAACGAGGTACGGCTGTTGCGTGATATGCTGCTCGAGGTGGACGAAAAGCTCGAACAGTTCTACACCGCGTACGACGATGCGTTTAACTACTCGTCCAAAGAATACCGCAAATGGAAGCGGAAGCGGCGCCGCGTGACGCCCTTGCTGAGCGAATCGAGCTCCTCGTCGGAGAGCAGCTCGTCCTCTGTGTCGGTCATATCGAACCGGAGCGCCACCGAGGTGAAGCGCATCATGTGCGGCTCGAACGAGGAAAACCGCTGTCTGGGCATCTTCGGCATGAGCCCGGAAACGACGGAGAAAAAGCTGATGAAGCTGTTCTCGCGCTACGGTCAGGTGAAGGACATCAAGCTCATCTACGACGGTAAGACGAACGTGTCGCGTGGTTACTCGTTCATCTACTTCAAGCACGCGAGCGACGCCCGGCGGGCGCAGCGCAAACTCAATGGCACCATGCTTGATGGACGCAAGGTGCGCGTCGATTTCAGTCGCAGCAAGCCACACGAGGCCCGTGCCGATCGCCGCAAACGTTCCCCGCCTCCCGCTGCCTCGACCAGCGTCGACCACGAACGGTGCTGCCACCATGGCCGGGGAACGCACCACAAGAAGCGCAAGAAGCGACGCGTGTGCTACTCATCATCCGACTCCGAGTAG